Proteins encoded in a region of the Cydia pomonella isolate Wapato2018A chromosome 3, ilCydPomo1, whole genome shotgun sequence genome:
- the LOC133516244 gene encoding juvenile hormone esterase-like: protein MIKFLLLSAVAACALAAQQRHSHEDTGPTITKSTTPETCPKPANAVPSASDPVTVTAAGVIRGSWMDSRLGRRFQAYRGIRYAQPPVGELRFQPPVDMEKYTSEVDASKEGPGCPEPVGVDSGEYFVDEDCLRINVYTPDNNSSRKLPVIVFIHPGGYYSFSGRSDLFGPHYLLDRDLVLVVINYRLASLGFLSTGDSVAPGNNGFKDQVSALRWLQRNVAAFGGDPGKVTITGCSAGSSSVVLHMISPMSKDLFHRGIAMSWSPMGKEPLPSHQLDLAQKQARFLNCPTNSSRAIVDCLKTKTWQELGNSLETFWDKFGFGYDPISFWTPVVEPDVGQSRFLSVQPDEAVRTGHFNAVPLLISQTEDEFFWKAFSVTRNKTLRERMNTEWEKVAPLSFNLPEKNSAAASRRLKEVYLGGKPVEDTPESNKALGKLYGDSWIGLNAHRLANLMCRHSPQPVWYSVFSYIGNNSFYEDPVTGKPAGAAHHDDLIYLFSMSYFRTPIKARSPPPPAPQDHVIVERMTAIWYTFAKHGNPNPRKGELSELSSLHWPTMKPEDRKYLKVDRQFSVHEKLHEKQLQVWNELYPMQF from the exons ATGATCAAGTTTCTGCTGCTTTCGGCTGTCGCGGCGTGTGCGTTAGCCGCACAGCAGCGCCACAGCCATGAAGATACTG GCCCTACGATTACCAAATCCACAACGCCTGAGACCTGCCCTAAGCCCGCAAATGCAGTGCCGTCGGCCTCCGACCCCGTTACCGTTACGGCGGCGGGCGTGATCCGCGGCTCGTGGATGGACTCGCGGCTCGGGCGCCGCTTCCAGGCCTACCGCGGCATCCGTTACGCGCAACCACCCGTAGGAGAGCTACGATTCCAG CCTCCAGTTGACATGGAGAAGTACACATCTGAGGTGGACGCGAGCAAGGAGGGCCCGGGCTGCCCGGAGCCCGTCGGCGTCGATTCTGGCGAGTATTTCGTCGACGAAGACTGTCTCCGAATCAATGTATATACTCCAGATAATAACAg CTCGCGTAAGCTGCCGGTGATTGTATTCATTCACCCTGGCGGTTACTACTCGTTTTCAGGTCGCTCTGACCTCTTCGGTCCCCACTACCTGCTGGACAGAGATCTAGTACTCGTTGTGATCAACTACAGACTGGCATCACttg GTTTTCTGAGCACTGGTGATTCTGTTGCACCTGGTAACAACGGCTTTAAGGACCAGGTGTCAGCACTGCGCTGGTTGCAGCGCAACGTAGCGGCGTTTGGCGGCGACCCGGGCAAAGTTACCATCACGGGGTGCAGTGCTGGCTCATCTAGCGTGGTTTTACATATGATTTCGCCCATGTCTAAAG ACCTCTTTCATCGAGGAATTGCGATGTCCTGGTCGCCCATGGGCAAGGAACCCCTGCCGTCGCACCAGTTAGACCTGGCACAGAAGCAGGCGCGTTTCCTAAACTGCCCCACCAACTCGTCACGCGCCATCGTTGATTGTCTGAAAACCAAAACATGGCAGGAACTCGGCAACTCACTTGAGACTTTCTGGGAT AAATTCGGCTTTGGCTACGATCCCATCAGCTTCTGGACTCCAGTGGTTGAGCCGGATGTGGGGCAGTCGCGTTTCTTGTCCGTGCAGCCCGACGAAGCCGTGCGGACAGGCCACTTCAACGCTGTGCCGCTGCTCATCAGCCAGACGGAGGACGAGTTCTTCTGGAAGGCGTTTT CTGTGACCAGAAACAAGACTTTACGAGAACGTATGAACACTGAGTGGGAAAAAGTGGCACCCCTTTCATTCAACTTGCCTGAGAAGAACTCTGCGGCGGCCAGCCGTCGGCTTAAGGAGGTTTACCTGGGCGGCAAGCCGGTTGAAGACACACCTGAGAGCAACAAGGCACTTGGGAAGTTGTATGGAGATAGCTGGATTGGGCTTAATGCTCACAG GTTAGCGAATCTTATGTGCCGTCACTCCCCGCAACCGGTGTGGTACAGTGTTTTCAGCTACATCGGCAACAACAGCTTCTACGAGGATCCAGTTACCGGCAAGCCTGCGG GCGCGGCACATCACGATGACTTGATTTACCTGTTCTCCATGAGTTACTTCCGAACTCCGATCAAGGCgcgctcgccgccgccgcccgcgccacAGGATCATGTCATAGTAGAACGGATGACCGCCATCTGGTACACCTTCGCCAAGCACGG CAATCCAAACCCTCGGAAAGGGGAATTATCGGAGCTGTCCTCGCTGCACTGGCCTACCATGAAGCCCGAAGACAGAAAGTACCTGAAAGTAGACAGGCAGTTCTCCGTGCACGAGAAACTGCATGAAAAACAGTTGCAAGTATGGAACGAACTCTATCCCATGCAGTTTTGA